From the Phyllostomus discolor isolate MPI-MPIP mPhyDis1 chromosome 7, mPhyDis1.pri.v3, whole genome shotgun sequence genome, one window contains:
- the LOC118501900 gene encoding LOW QUALITY PROTEIN: uncharacterized protein CXorf49-like (The sequence of the model RefSeq protein was modified relative to this genomic sequence to represent the inferred CDS: substituted 1 base at 1 genomic stop codon) yields the protein MYEASVSQPFGPKEPKHNSRKKPVVNRTREFEMVAQGNTNPNKSPKGPTSSKQARAIAPSVHFGGHNSGDPKSKMLQVPGHSQLWATAQEGVKPRVPPPAGDQGLLPHPPRPEKKQXPPGAQVCPPCPVLQRESDSLRSQLVAVQCLVNKFQIL from the coding sequence TGTTTCTCAGCCCTTCGGGCCCAAAGAGCCCAAGCACAACTCCAGGAAGAAACCAGTGGTGAACAGGACAAGGGAGTTTGAAATGGTGGCCCAAGGAAATACCAACCCAAACAAAAGCCCCAAAGGGCCAACTTCCAGCAAACAGGCCAGGGCCATTGCACCATCCGTGCATTTTGGAGGACACAACAGTGGAGACCCCAAGAGCAAGATGTTGCAAGTTCCAGGACATTCGCAGCTCTGGGCCACGGCCCAGGAAGGAGTCAAGCCCAGAGTGCCCCCACCCGCAGGTGACCAGGGTCTGCTTCCCCATCCACCACGACCGGAAAAGAAGCAGTGACCTCCTGGAGCACAGGTCTGCCCTCCATGCCCTGTGCTGCAGAGAGAAAGCGACAGCCTTAGAAGTCAGCTTGTGGCTGTGCAGTGCCTCGTCAACAAGTTCCAGATCCTTTGA